The sequence CAGCTGGAAATTACCGAAACCGGACAGCTTGACGCTGGTGCCCGTTTCCAGGGTGGAGCGGATTTCTTCAAAGAACGACTCCACCATGTCCTTGGCTTCGCGCTTGTTCAGGCCCACCTTGTCGAACAACAGATCGGCCAGCTCGGCTTTGGTCAAAGTCATGATATTCCTCACTACAACATCGGATAAAACGCCACCCGCCCGGCGGGTGGCCAACAGGATGGATCAGGCGCGCAGTACGGCACCGGCCGCTTCGGCCGCGGCCAGCATCGCGGCCACCGCTTGCTCGACTTCATCGTCGACCAGGGTGCGGTCGGTCGCCTGCAGCACGATGCGGAACGCCAGGCTCTTCTTGCCCTCGCCCACACCCTTGCCACGGTAGAGGTCGAACAGCGCCAGCTCGCGCACGAACTCGGGCGCAACCGCCAGCATCGCCTGCTGCAGCGTGGCGGCACTCACCTCTTCCGCTACCACCAGCGCCAGGTCACGACGGACCGGCTGGAACTTGCTGACCGGTGCCAGTTGCACGCGGCCGACCTGCTCGACCGCTTCGACCGCCAGCTCGAACAGTACCGGCGCGTTGGTCAGGCCGTAGGCCTGTACCCACTGCGGGTGCAGCTCGCCCAGCACGCCGACCACGGCGCCATCCAGCAGCACCTCGGCGCAGCGGCCAGGGTGGAAGGCCGGATGGGCGGCCTTGCGGTATTCGGCAACGCGTGGATACAGCAGCGCCTCGACGTCGGCCTTGATGTCGTAGAAATCGACGCGCTCGGCCTTGCTGCCCCACTGCTCGTCGACCCGGCTACCGTGCGCCAGAGCGGCGACCACTTCCGGCTGCTGCACGCTGCCGTCGGCTTGTTTGTGGAACACGCGGGCGATCTCGAACACGCGCACACGGCTGTGCTTGCGGTTGAGGTTGGCCGCGAGGGTATCCACCAGACCGCCGATCAGGCTGGAGCGCATCACGCTCATCTGGCTGGCGATCGGGTTGATCAGGCGTACCGGATCGGTGTTGCCGGCGAAATCGCGCTCCCACTTTTCTTCCACGAAGGCGTAGCTGACGATTTCCTGGAAATCGCGGCCAGCCAGCAGGCGACGTACCTCGCTGCGCACGCGCAGGCCTTCCGGCTGCGGCAGCATGGTTTGTGCGGCAACCGGGGCGTTGGCCGGGATATTGTCGTAGCCGTAGACGCGGGCGATTTCCTCGATCAGGTCTTCCTCGATCGCGATATCGAAGCGGAAGCTCGGCGCGCTGACCACGAAGCCGTCGGTGTTCTGCTCGAACGACAGGCTGAGACGGGTGAAGATGGCGGCGATCTCGTCTGCAGCCAAGGAGATACCCAGGACCTTGGCGACGCGAGCGGTACGTACCGCCACGCTGGCGCGTGCCGGCAGCGCCGACACGGTTTCGGTCAGCGGGCCGGGCTCACCACCGCAGATCTCCAGCACCAGCGCGGTGGCGCGCTCGATGGCTTCGGTCTGCAGTGCGAAATCCACGCCGCGCTCGTAGCGGTAGCTGGAGTCGGAGCCGAAGCCCAGTGCGCGCGCCTTGCCGGCGATGGCTTCCGGCTGGAAGAAGGCGCTTTCCAGGAAGATGTCGTGGCTGGCGGTGGTGACGCCGCTGTCGAGGCCGCCCATGATGCCGGCGATAGCCAGAGGCTTGGCGGCATCGGCAATCACCATCAGCTCCGGCGTCAACTCGATTTCTTTTTCGTTGAGGCACACCAGCTTCTCGCCGGCAGCGGCCATGCGCACGGTAATGCCGCCGTCGATCTTGTCCAGATCAAACGCGTGCATCGGCTGGCCCTGCTCCAGCAGGATGTAGTTGGTAATGTCGACGATGGCGGAGATGGAACGCAGGCCGGAACGTTCCAGACGGCGCTTCATCCACTCCGGTGTCGGCGCCGCGGCGTTGACGTTCTTCAGCACGCGGCCAACGTAGCGGCCGCACGGTGCGCCATCGGCAATGCTGACCGCCAGCTTGCTGTCGGTTTGCGGCGCCACCGCGGCGATGTCCCACGCCGTCAGCGGGCTACCGGTCAGTGCCGCCACTTCGCGGGCGATACCACGCACCGACAGGCAGTCGGCACGGTTCGGCGTGATTTTCAGGGTGAACAGGCTGTCGTCCAGGCCCAAGTAGTCGCGGATGTTCTGGCCGATCAGTGCGTCAGCCGGTAGCAACATCAGGCCGTCGACCTCGTCCGGCACGCCCAGCTCCTTGCCGGAGCACAGCATGCCGCCGGACTCCACGCCACGCATCTTGGTCGGCTTGATCCGGAAGTCGCCCGGCAGGATGGCGCCCGGCAGTGCGCACGGCACCTTCACGCCCACGGCCACGTTCGGCGCGCCGCACACGATCTGCACCAGCTCGCCGGTGCCGACGTCGACCTTGGTCACGCGCAGACGGTCGGCGTTTTCGTGCTTTTCACACTCTTTCACTTCACCTACCACCACGCCGCTGAAGGCGGGGGCGGCGGCGTTGACTTCTTCCACTTCCAGGCCGGCCATGGTCAGCAGGTAGGACAGCTGGTCGGTGCTCAGCGACGGATTAACGCGGCTGCGCAGCCATTGTTCGGAAAATTGCATGATGAGTCTCCGTCGCGATCAGTTGAATTGTTTCAGGAACGTTAGATCGTTCTCGAAGAACAAGCGCAGGTCGTTCACGCCGTAACGCAGCATGGCAAAGCGGTCGAGGCCGATACCGAAGGCGAAGCCGGTGTATTTTTCCGGATCGATGCCGACATTGCGCAGCACGTTCGGGTGCACCATGCCGCTACCGCCGACTTCCAGCCAGCGGCCCTGCTCGTCCAGCACGTCGATCTCGGCCGAGGTCTCGGTGAACGGGAAGAAGGACGGGCGGAAGCGCACCTGCATGTCGTCGCGCTCGAAGAAGCGGCGCAGGAACTCGGTGATGGTGGCTTTCAGGTCGGCGAAGCTCACGTTCTGGTCGATCCACAGGCCTTCCATCTGGTGGAACATCGGCGAGTGGGTGGCGTCGGAATCCACGCGGTAGACGCGCCCGGGGGCCACGATCTTGATCGGCGGCTGGTTATCCAGCATGTAGCGCACCTGGATCGGGCTGGTATGGGTACGCAGCACGTCGCCGCCTTCGACGTAGAAGGTGTCCTGCATGGCACGCGCCGGGTGGTTTTCCGGAATGTTCAGCGCCTGGAAGTTGTGGAAATCGCTCTCGATTTCAGGGCCGTCGGCCACTTCGAAGCCCATGGTGGCGAACAGGCCGGTGATGCGCTCCAGCGTCAGTGTTACCGGGTGCAGCCCGGCCGGCGAGATGCCACGGCCCGGCAGGGTCACGTCCAGCGACTCTGCGGCCAACTGTGCCGCCAGCTTGGCGGCATTGAAGCCGTCGCGCACTTCGTTATGACGGGTCTCGAACGCCTGCTTGGCGGCGTTGATGGTTGCGCCGGCACTCTTGCGCTCTTCGGGCGACAGTTTGCCCAGCTGCTTCAGCAGCTCGGTCAGGGCACCGCTTTTACCAAGATAGCGGGCCTTGACCTGTTCCAGTTCAACGAGATCGGCAGCAGCATCGAGTGCCGCCAGACCTTCCTTGAGAATCACGTCAACATTGCTCATGGGTCGCACCAGTATGCGTAAGAAAACTGACCGGAACGGGGTGCGCTCGAGTCAGCCATCTTGGGGAAGATCGAAAAAAAAGGGAGGCATCAGCCTCCCTTTTTAGTATCCAGCGCTTAAGCGAGGGCGGCTTTTGCTTTTTCAACGATTTGAGCAAATGCCGGCTTATCGAACACGGCCAGATCGGCCAGGACCTTACGGTCGATTTCGATCAGCGCTTTCTTCAGGCCGTTCATGAACTTGCTGTATGGCAGGCCGTTTTCACGCGAAGCGGCGTTGATACGAGCAATCCACAGTTGACGGAACTGACGCTTTTTCTGGCGACGGTCGCGGTAGGCGTACTGACCGGCTTTCATCACCGCCTGTTTGGCGATGCGATAGACGTTCTTCCGGCGGCCGCGATAGCCTTTCGCCAGAGCTAAGATTTTCTTGTGACGAGCACGTGCGGTTACACCGCGTTTTACGCGTGGCATGAATTATCTCCTTAAGCGTAGGGCATCATTTTGCGAACGGAAGCCATGTTGGTGCTATCTACCATGGCAGTACCGCGCAATTGACGTTTGGTTTTGGTGGTTTTCTTGGTCAGGATATGACGCTTGAACGCCATAGAGCGCTTGACACCACCGTTGCCCAATACTTTGAGACGCTTCTTCGCGCTCGACTTGGTTTTCATTTTCGGCATGGAATGCTCCTGCTGAATTTTCGTTAGATTAGACTCAGGGTGGCCATCGGCACTTAAAACCACTGCGT is a genomic window of Vogesella indigofera containing:
- a CDS encoding integration host factor subunit alpha — encoded protein: MTLTKAELADLLFDKVGLNKREAKDMVESFFEEIRSTLETGTSVKLSGFGNFQLRDKPQRPGRNPKTGEEIPITARRVVTFHASQKLKGMVEQHHANTQG
- the pheT gene encoding phenylalanine--tRNA ligase subunit beta translates to MQFSEQWLRSRVNPSLSTDQLSYLLTMAGLEVEEVNAAAPAFSGVVVGEVKECEKHENADRLRVTKVDVGTGELVQIVCGAPNVAVGVKVPCALPGAILPGDFRIKPTKMRGVESGGMLCSGKELGVPDEVDGLMLLPADALIGQNIRDYLGLDDSLFTLKITPNRADCLSVRGIAREVAALTGSPLTAWDIAAVAPQTDSKLAVSIADGAPCGRYVGRVLKNVNAAAPTPEWMKRRLERSGLRSISAIVDITNYILLEQGQPMHAFDLDKIDGGITVRMAAAGEKLVCLNEKEIELTPELMVIADAAKPLAIAGIMGGLDSGVTTASHDIFLESAFFQPEAIAGKARALGFGSDSSYRYERGVDFALQTEAIERATALVLEICGGEPGPLTETVSALPARASVAVRTARVAKVLGISLAADEIAAIFTRLSLSFEQNTDGFVVSAPSFRFDIAIEEDLIEEIARVYGYDNIPANAPVAAQTMLPQPEGLRVRSEVRRLLAGRDFQEIVSYAFVEEKWERDFAGNTDPVRLINPIASQMSVMRSSLIGGLVDTLAANLNRKHSRVRVFEIARVFHKQADGSVQQPEVVAALAHGSRVDEQWGSKAERVDFYDIKADVEALLYPRVAEYRKAAHPAFHPGRCAEVLLDGAVVGVLGELHPQWVQAYGLTNAPVLFELAVEAVEQVGRVQLAPVSKFQPVRRDLALVVAEEVSAATLQQAMLAVAPEFVRELALFDLYRGKGVGEGKKSLAFRIVLQATDRTLVDDEVEQAVAAMLAAAEAAGAVLRA
- the pheS gene encoding phenylalanine--tRNA ligase subunit alpha produces the protein MSNVDVILKEGLAALDAAADLVELEQVKARYLGKSGALTELLKQLGKLSPEERKSAGATINAAKQAFETRHNEVRDGFNAAKLAAQLAAESLDVTLPGRGISPAGLHPVTLTLERITGLFATMGFEVADGPEIESDFHNFQALNIPENHPARAMQDTFYVEGGDVLRTHTSPIQVRYMLDNQPPIKIVAPGRVYRVDSDATHSPMFHQMEGLWIDQNVSFADLKATITEFLRRFFERDDMQVRFRPSFFPFTETSAEIDVLDEQGRWLEVGGSGMVHPNVLRNVGIDPEKYTGFAFGIGLDRFAMLRYGVNDLRLFFENDLTFLKQFN
- the rplT gene encoding 50S ribosomal protein L20 produces the protein MPRVKRGVTARARHKKILALAKGYRGRRKNVYRIAKQAVMKAGQYAYRDRRQKKRQFRQLWIARINAASRENGLPYSKFMNGLKKALIEIDRKVLADLAVFDKPAFAQIVEKAKAALA
- the rpmI gene encoding 50S ribosomal protein L35, yielding MPKMKTKSSAKKRLKVLGNGGVKRSMAFKRHILTKKTTKTKRQLRGTAMVDSTNMASVRKMMPYA